Genomic window (Nitrospira sp.):
TACGTACAAGTTGGTTGGCGCGAGTTATGGGCTGCTCGTGAATTGTTCTACTTTCTAGCTTGGCGGGATCTCAAGACGCGCTATGCACAGACTGCTATCGGAGCCAGTTGGGCTCTGATGCAACCTCTCTTGAGTACGCTCATTTTTACTCTTGTGTTCAGCTATCTTGCAAAAGTTCCCTCGGATGGTTTGCCGTATCCACTGTTTGCGTTTGCGGCAATATTGCCCTGGTCGCTATTTGCGAGAAGCCTCGAGCGCAGCACACTGAGTGTGGTCACAGAAGGGGGGCTCATAAAGAAAGTCTATTTCCCCAGGCTGATCATCCCCATCTCTTCCACGTTCATTAATCTCGTAGATTTTGGTGTTGGTTTACTGATTCTGATCGGAATGATGGTGTGGTATCAAGTTGTGCCGCAGTGGACGGCCGTGTTCTTGCCTCTGTTTGTGGGGGGGGCCGTGCTTGCTGCTCTTTCTGTGAGTCTTTGGCTTTCAGCGCTTAATGTGAAATACCGGGATGTGGCTTCTGTGGTTCCATTGATCACGCAGTTGTGGATGTTCGCATCTCCTGTTTTGTATCCGGCATCGTTGGTTCCTGAGTCACTTCGTTGGTACTACGGTCTGAATCCCATGGCAGGTGTCATTGAAGGATTTCGATGGGCACTGCTGGGAAAAGCTGCTCCTGACTGGAGCATGGTGAGCGTGAGTATGGTTGTGGTGTTAGTCTTGCTGATTGGAGGGGTCATGTTTTTTAGGAGGGTGGAGCGAACCTTCGCCGATATCATTTAGATGGGCGACACGGCAGTCAG
Coding sequences:
- a CDS encoding ABC transporter permease, with translation MESTFAQEEPCTLVIEPRDGYVQVGWRELWAARELFYFLAWRDLKTRYAQTAIGASWALMQPLLSTLIFTLVFSYLAKVPSDGLPYPLFAFAAILPWSLFARSLERSTLSVVTEGGLIKKVYFPRLIIPISSTFINLVDFGVGLLILIGMMVWYQVVPQWTAVFLPLFVGGAVLAALSVSLWLSALNVKYRDVASVVPLITQLWMFASPVLYPASLVPESLRWYYGLNPMAGVIEGFRWALLGKAAPDWSMVSVSMVVVLVLLIGGVMFFRRVERTFADII